A genome region from Schistocerca nitens isolate TAMUIC-IGC-003100 chromosome 4, iqSchNite1.1, whole genome shotgun sequence includes the following:
- the LOC126251480 gene encoding ring-infected erythrocyte surface antigen-like → MLIDLIKEEYQKTGELIKKYFQEERERKEKLYKSLEKGLQEFRESLESGKKTIVQEIRTSYTRTECNLRKEIQELPKRLKMNVDERENKLQINIDQVQGDVEKTEGKLTEKIEEDVEENGTELGEKNIEVTQMQKQCNDVVEKIEEDVEETRIEMGEKITEVTQMQKQLAVNLRNAVAVQREDDQRDAIEEIVVEAAHYRSPGLF, encoded by the exons atgttgatagacttAATAAAAGAAGAGTACCAAAAAACTGGagaattaataaagaaatattttcaagaagaaagggaaaggaaagaaaaattatataAATCATTGGAAAAGGGTTTACAAGAATTTAGAGAAAGCTTGGAGTCGGGTAAGAAAACTATAGTACAAGAAATCAGAACCTCGTACACAAGGACGGaatgtaatctgaggaaggaaatacaggagttaccaaaacgactgaagatgaacgtcgacgagagagaaaataaactacagataaatatagaccaggtccagggagacgtggaaaagacggaaggaaagttaacagagaagatagaagaagatgtggaagaaaatggaaccgaattgggagaaaagaacatTGAAGTGACGcaaatgcagaaacaatgcaacgacgtggttgagaagatagaagaagatgttgaagaaactagaatcgagatgggagaaaagatcaccgaagtgacgcagatgcagaaacaattggCAGTAAATCTGAGAAATGCTGTAGCCGTGCAGCGAGAAGATGACCAGAGGgatgcaatcgaag aaattgttgtggaggcagcccactaccggagtccaggattattttga